One genomic region from Lynx canadensis isolate LIC74 chromosome E1, mLynCan4.pri.v2, whole genome shotgun sequence encodes:
- the TRIM25 gene encoding E3 ubiquitin/ISG15 ligase TRIM25 isoform X2, which yields MAELVPLAEELSCSICLEHFKVPVTTPCGHNFCSSCLDETWAVQEPPYLCPQCRASYQERPQLHKNTVLCAVVEQFLQAEVARVAPSPPDGCTPPARAAEPSPPCQVACDHCLKAPAVKTCLVCMASFCQEHLQPHLDSPAFRDHQLQPPVKDLMRRKCPQHNRLRDFFCPQHDECICHICLVEHKACSPETLSQASADLQTKLKHKLTIICDQINGASRALEDVRARQQDIRETARRKMEQLRQEYVEIKILIDAAEAICTRKIKEEQKRVSTKFDNIYQILLKNKSEIQTLKEEIELALTKEDEFEFLEKAIKLQGISTKPVYVPKMELNQELIKGVCQGTSDLKNELKRYIRLPQDKKPEGPTGLGNLGEHGPASTHKPAHFVKKVLKEEKKHKKPPTASASPVNMPTFGAPEQLLGLKQAGLEAVAKASAVQPNPVSLTTKVLDTFLAKSRPELLEYATKFSLDYNTAHNKVALLENYTVASVADLPLNYQPHPKRFTYCSQVLGLHYYRKGIHYWEVELQKNNFCGVGICYGSMPRQGPDSRLGRNSASWCVEWFNTKVSAWHNNVEKTLPSTKATRVGVLLNCDHGFVIFFAVTDNVHLMCKFKVDFTEAVYPAFWVFSAGATLSICSCK from the exons ATGGCGGAGCTGGTCCCCCTGGCCGAGGAGCTGTCGTGCTCCATCTGCCTGGAGCACTTCAAGGTGCCCGTCACCACCCCGTGCGGCCACAACTTCTGCAGCTCGTGCCTGGACGAGACGTGGGCCGTCCAGGAGCCGCCGTACCTGTGCCCGCAGTGCCGCGCCAGCTATCAGGAGCGGCCGCAGCTGCACAAGAACACGGTGCTGTGCGCGGTGGTGGAGCAGTTCCTGCAGGCCGAGGTGGCCCGGGTGGCGCCGTCGCCCCCCGACGGCTGCACGCCGCCCGCCCGCGCCGCGGAGCCCAGCCCGCCCTGCCAGGTGGCCTGCGACCACTGCCTGAAGGCGCCCGCCGTCAAGACGTGCCTGGTGTGCATGGCCTCTTTCTGCCAGGAACACCTGCAGCCGCACCTCGACAGCCCCGCCTTTCGGGACCACCAGCTGCAGCCGCCCGTCAAGGACCTGATGCGCCGCAAGTGTCCCCAGCACAACAGGCTGCGGGACTTCTTCTGCCCCCAGCATGATGAGTGCATCTGCCACATCTGCCTGGTGGAGCACAAGGCCTGCTCGCCTGAGACCCTGAGCCAGGCCAGCGCAGACCTGCAG ACCAAGCTGAAGCATAAACTGACCATCATATGCGATCAGATCAATGGTGCATCGAGGGCGCTGGAGGACGTGAGAGCCAGGCAGCAGGACATACGG GAGACTGCCCGCAGGAAGATGGAGCAGCTCAGACAAGAATATGTGGAAATCAAGATACTCATTGATGCCGCAGAGGCCATCTGCACACGAAAGATAAAGGAGGAGCAGAAGAGAGTCAGTACCAAGTTCGACAACATTTACCAGATCCTCCTCAAGAACAAGAGTGAGATCCAGACTCTGAAGGAGGAGATTGAACTTGCCCTGACCAAGGAGGATGAGTTCGAGTTTCTGGAG AAAGCGATCAAACTGCAGGGAATCTCGACAAAGCCGGTCTACGTCCCCAAGATGGAGCTGAATCAGGAGCTGATAAAGGGTGTCTGCCAGGGCACCTCAGACCTCAAAAACGAGCTGAAGCGGTATATCAGGCTGCCCCAGGACAAGAAGCCCGAGGGACCCACTGGCTTAG GGAACCTTGGAGAGCATGGCCCAGCGTCCACGCACAAACCCGCACACTTTGTGAAGAAGGTCCTGA aagaagaaaagaaacacaagaaacctC ccactGCCTCTGCCTCACCCGTCAATATGCCCACCTTTGGAGCCCCAGAACAGTTACTGGGTTTAAAGCAAGCAGGCCTGGA aGCTGTAGCCAAAGCCTCCGCTGTGCAGCCGAACCCGGTGTCCCTCACAACCAAGGTGCTGGATACCTTCTTAGCCAAGTCCAGGCCCGAGCTCCTAGAGT ATGCCACTAAGTTCAGCCTGGACTACAACACCGCCCACAACAAGGTGGCTCTGTTGGAGAACTACACTGTAGCTTCTGTGGCCGACTTGCCCCTGAACTACCAGCCACACCCCAAGAGGTTCACATACTGCTCTCAGGTGCTGGGCCTGCACTACTACAGGAAGGGGATCCACTACTGGGAGGTGGAGCTGCAGAAGAACAACTTCTGCGGGGTGGGCATCTGCTACGGCAGCATGCCCCGGCAGGGCCCCGACAGCCGGCTCGGCCGCAACAGCGCCTCCTGGTGCGTGGAGTGGTTCAATACCAAGGTCTCTGCCTGGCACAACAATGTGGAGAAAACGCTGCCCTCCACCAAGGCCACGCGGGTCGGCGTGCTTCTCAACTGTGACCATGGCTTCGTCATCTTCTTTGCCGTCACCGACAACGTCCACCTGATGTGTAAGTTCAAGGTGGACTTTACCGAAGCTGTGTACCCGGCCTTCTGGGTGTTCTCTGCGGGTGCCACGCTCTCCATCTGCTCCTGCAAGTAG
- the TRIM25 gene encoding E3 ubiquitin/ISG15 ligase TRIM25 isoform X1, with product MAELVPLAEELSCSICLEHFKVPVTTPCGHNFCSSCLDETWAVQEPPYLCPQCRASYQERPQLHKNTVLCAVVEQFLQAEVARVAPSPPDGCTPPARAAEPSPPCQVACDHCLKAPAVKTCLVCMASFCQEHLQPHLDSPAFRDHQLQPPVKDLMRRKCPQHNRLRDFFCPQHDECICHICLVEHKACSPETLSQASADLQTKLKHKLTIICDQINGASRALEDVRARQQDIRETARRKMEQLRQEYVEIKILIDAAEAICTRKIKEEQKRVSTKFDNIYQILLKNKSEIQTLKEEIELALTKEDEFEFLEKAIKLQGISTKPVYVPKMELNQELIKGVCQGTSDLKNELKRYIRLPQDKKPEGPTGLGNLGEHGPASTHKPAHFVKKVLKEEKKHKKPPVAKASAVQPNPVSLTTKVLDTFLAKSRPELLEYATKFSLDYNTAHNKVALLENYTVASVADLPLNYQPHPKRFTYCSQVLGLHYYRKGIHYWEVELQKNNFCGVGICYGSMPRQGPDSRLGRNSASWCVEWFNTKVSAWHNNVEKTLPSTKATRVGVLLNCDHGFVIFFAVTDNVHLMCKFKVDFTEAVYPAFWVFSAGATLSICSCK from the exons ATGGCGGAGCTGGTCCCCCTGGCCGAGGAGCTGTCGTGCTCCATCTGCCTGGAGCACTTCAAGGTGCCCGTCACCACCCCGTGCGGCCACAACTTCTGCAGCTCGTGCCTGGACGAGACGTGGGCCGTCCAGGAGCCGCCGTACCTGTGCCCGCAGTGCCGCGCCAGCTATCAGGAGCGGCCGCAGCTGCACAAGAACACGGTGCTGTGCGCGGTGGTGGAGCAGTTCCTGCAGGCCGAGGTGGCCCGGGTGGCGCCGTCGCCCCCCGACGGCTGCACGCCGCCCGCCCGCGCCGCGGAGCCCAGCCCGCCCTGCCAGGTGGCCTGCGACCACTGCCTGAAGGCGCCCGCCGTCAAGACGTGCCTGGTGTGCATGGCCTCTTTCTGCCAGGAACACCTGCAGCCGCACCTCGACAGCCCCGCCTTTCGGGACCACCAGCTGCAGCCGCCCGTCAAGGACCTGATGCGCCGCAAGTGTCCCCAGCACAACAGGCTGCGGGACTTCTTCTGCCCCCAGCATGATGAGTGCATCTGCCACATCTGCCTGGTGGAGCACAAGGCCTGCTCGCCTGAGACCCTGAGCCAGGCCAGCGCAGACCTGCAG ACCAAGCTGAAGCATAAACTGACCATCATATGCGATCAGATCAATGGTGCATCGAGGGCGCTGGAGGACGTGAGAGCCAGGCAGCAGGACATACGG GAGACTGCCCGCAGGAAGATGGAGCAGCTCAGACAAGAATATGTGGAAATCAAGATACTCATTGATGCCGCAGAGGCCATCTGCACACGAAAGATAAAGGAGGAGCAGAAGAGAGTCAGTACCAAGTTCGACAACATTTACCAGATCCTCCTCAAGAACAAGAGTGAGATCCAGACTCTGAAGGAGGAGATTGAACTTGCCCTGACCAAGGAGGATGAGTTCGAGTTTCTGGAG AAAGCGATCAAACTGCAGGGAATCTCGACAAAGCCGGTCTACGTCCCCAAGATGGAGCTGAATCAGGAGCTGATAAAGGGTGTCTGCCAGGGCACCTCAGACCTCAAAAACGAGCTGAAGCGGTATATCAGGCTGCCCCAGGACAAGAAGCCCGAGGGACCCACTGGCTTAG GGAACCTTGGAGAGCATGGCCCAGCGTCCACGCACAAACCCGCACACTTTGTGAAGAAGGTCCTGA aagaagaaaagaaacacaagaaacctC CTGTAGCCAAAGCCTCCGCTGTGCAGCCGAACCCGGTGTCCCTCACAACCAAGGTGCTGGATACCTTCTTAGCCAAGTCCAGGCCCGAGCTCCTAGAGT ATGCCACTAAGTTCAGCCTGGACTACAACACCGCCCACAACAAGGTGGCTCTGTTGGAGAACTACACTGTAGCTTCTGTGGCCGACTTGCCCCTGAACTACCAGCCACACCCCAAGAGGTTCACATACTGCTCTCAGGTGCTGGGCCTGCACTACTACAGGAAGGGGATCCACTACTGGGAGGTGGAGCTGCAGAAGAACAACTTCTGCGGGGTGGGCATCTGCTACGGCAGCATGCCCCGGCAGGGCCCCGACAGCCGGCTCGGCCGCAACAGCGCCTCCTGGTGCGTGGAGTGGTTCAATACCAAGGTCTCTGCCTGGCACAACAATGTGGAGAAAACGCTGCCCTCCACCAAGGCCACGCGGGTCGGCGTGCTTCTCAACTGTGACCATGGCTTCGTCATCTTCTTTGCCGTCACCGACAACGTCCACCTGATGTGTAAGTTCAAGGTGGACTTTACCGAAGCTGTGTACCCGGCCTTCTGGGTGTTCTCTGCGGGTGCCACGCTCTCCATCTGCTCCTGCAAGTAG